The DNA region CCTCGACCACATCGACAATGTCGTACACGATGCGGTTCTCGAGGCCCATCACAACGTCGAGGTTGCGCAGGCCGATATCGGCGTCGAGGCAGACGACTTTCTTCCCTTGCAGGGCCAGCGCCACGCCCAGGTTGGCGGTCGTGGTTGTCTTACCGACGCCGCCCTTGCCGGATGTAATCGTGATGACGCGTCCGATCATGTCTGGTGTCCTTGTCGAGCGTGTGGCGCGCCGGTTGCGCGCATTCCGGTTGAAGCGGGGCTTGCCCTGCGCAGCGCAAGGCAAGGCCCCCGCTCGTTATCCTAGGCGATCGCGCCGGTCTGCTCGGTCGTCAGGCTGAACGTGACACCGGCGGCGGCCAGTTCCGCTACGAGCCGGTCGAACGCCGCACCGGCAATCAGCTTCTCCGGCGTCACGACGCCGCGGCCCTTGACCTCGCCGCGCGCCACCATGCGGGCGACGATGGCGGCGGTGAACGCCGTCGTGCGCGCCATCGACGTAAAGCCGAGTTTCTCGTCGTAGCGGTCCACCGATTCGAGGCCATAGCCGCACGGCGCGCCGTTCTTTGCGCCGCACGCCTCGACCCGGAAGAGCGTGATGTCGCGCTCGTTTTCGGCCAGTCGCACCTTCGGGTACAGCACGGCGTCCACCACCTTTTTCGGCGCGACCTGTACGCCGTCCACCGTGACGGGATTGAGGCTGAGCAGGCCGAGCTCCTTGAGCATGGTTGCCTTGGCGGCGTAGCCCGGCCAGCGCACCGTCTTCTGCGTGCCGAGCCGCAGATTCTTGAGCGCGTCCAACTCGAGCAGCCACGGCATGAAGCCTTCATGCCATGCCTCGCAGGCGCCGACGCCGTCGAACCAGACGTCCTCGACGCCGGAGTAGCGGGCCACGCTCTTGAGCGCGCCGTTCTCGACATACTGCGTGTCCGTGTCGCGCAGCGGCATCTGCTTGCCGCCGAACACGATCTTGTAGCCCATCGGCGGCTCGGGCTTGTCCGGGATGCCGCCGCACTTGATGTGCAGTTCGTCCACGCGGTCGAGCTTCTCGGCCAGGTAGCGGGCCATGATTTCGGTCAGGCCGGGCTCGACGCCGCAGCCGGGAATATACAGCGTGCCCGACGCTTCCAGCAGCTTCTTCGCCTCGCTCAACGCGTCTGGCATCGGCCAGGTCAGGTCGATCAGCGGCTTGCGCGCGCGCGCCGCGGCGCGAATGGCCAGGATGGTCGCCGCGGCGGGCAGCGCGGCGACGGCGGCATCGTAGCCGGCGAGGATCGCGGCCGAGGCGGCCTCGTCACGCAAATCCTGCACGATTGACTTCAGCTTGTTCGCGCCGGGCTTGCCGGCCAGCGTGCGCAGGCAGGTGTCGATCTGCGCCTGGTTCATGTCGAACACGCCGACCTCGCTGACCGCCGGGTCGGACATCGCTATGTACGCCGACGCGGGGCCCATCAGTCCGGTGCCAATGACGACGATCTTCATAGTGGTCTCCTGTGGGTTCGTTTTGGGAGCCGGGCGTGCCTAGCTCCACTCGGTGATTTCGATTTTGCCGTCACGAATCCCGGCCGTTTCGGGCGCGGGCTTGCGTTTCTTGCGGTCGGGCATCCGGGCGATGGTATTGGCGATGCGCAACTGGGTCGGCTCCAGGTGCAGCGCGCAGACAATCGCGTCGGTATCGCCCAGCGCGCCAGCGTGCACCAGCCCGCGCAGTTTGCCCCACACGATGACATCGCCGCTCGCGATCAACTCCGCGCCCGGATTGACGTCGCCGACAACAATGATGTGTCCCTCATGCCGCACCGCGGTGCCGGAGCGCACCGTGCGCCGCAGGACTATGGCGGGGTAGCTCGCATCGGCATCGACCACGTCGCTCTCCGCCATGCCGGCCCGCACCGCCCGCACTCGCGCCAGCGCCGGAGAGCTGTTGCGCGGTTCCGGGGATTCCGGCGCGACGAGCTCCAGGCCGTGCGCCGCCGCGGCCGCCGCCAGTTCGGGGCTCGACGCGGACAGCCGGCGCAGCGTGATCTGGTGCCGCGACAGCAGCGCTTCGATGTCGCCGAGTTGTGGCGCACCGATGCCTGGATTCTCGACGTTGAGCGTGACCTGTGCGCCCTTAAAGAACGCCGCCGTGCGCGTCAGCCGGTCATCAAGCTCGGCCAGCATGTCCGGCACCGGCCCGTTGAGCAAGGTCACCGTCAGGCCGTGCTTGGTGCCCTTGATAGCCACGAGGGACGTTTCGCTGCGCATCGCGGATTGAGTCATAGGATCGCGGCTCACTGCTCCTGGAACAGCACCGTGTATTTCACGCCCGGCTGAATTTGCAGCGTCAGTACGTCGGCGCTCTCGACGCCATCGATGGCCACGTGCCAATCGCGCGCTACATTGGGGCGCATTAGATCGTACTTAAACCAGCCGGTGGCGTCGGTGGCGACCCGCACTTCCGCATAGCCGCCGCCGTCGATCTTCAGCGTCACGCCGGCCATCGGGCGGCCGGCGCGGTCGCGTACCCAGCCAAACACTCCGGCCGTGGACAGCGTCCAGCTTTCCTGCGCGAGGATGCGGGTCGAGAAGACGCGCGGCGCGTCCGCCGGTTTGCGCGGCACGATCGCGCCGGCCTGTGGCGACTCGCCGCCCGCGCCAGCCGGTTTGGTCTGGTTCAGCACCGCGCTGCTCGGAAGCACGACGTCGGGCGCCAGCGGCGTATCGGGCGGCAAATGGAAGTACGCTTTCAGAAAATCGCCCGCGATTGGTACCGCCGTCTGCGAACCTTCGCCGCCGTTCTCGACGAACGCGACGAGCACGATCTGCGGGTTATCGAACGGAGCGAACGCCGTGAACCAGGCGTGCGTCGGCAGGCGGCCGTAGCGGTCGCGCGGGCCGGGAAACTCGGCGGTGCCGGTCTTGCCGGCCACCGGCACGGCGGCGAAGTTGATCGACGTCGCGGTGCCGCTCGTCACCACCGCGCGCAAGCCTTCGCGCACGATGGCGAGGTTGTCCGGCGAGACGGACACACGGCGGATCACCGTCGGGTCAAACTGGCGCAGGATACGCGAATCGGTGTCGAGCACCGCGCGCGCAATCTGCGGCTTGTAGAGCGTGCCGCCGTTCACCACGGCCGCCGTGGCGTTGAGCAGCTGCAGCGGCGTCCCCAGCAGGAACCCCTGGCCGATGCCCATGTTGTATGTGTCGCCCGTCACCCAGCCTTGCGCGTAGGTGAGGCGCTTCCAGCGGTCGGTCGGCACCAGACCGCGCGCCTCGCCCGGTATGCCGAGACCCGTGCGATCGCCGAAGCCGAAACTGAGAGCGTAGCTTGCCAGCCGTTTTTCGCCGAGGCCGTCAAAGTTATCCGGCGTGAAGCCGCCGCTGACTTCATAGAAGAAGATGTCCGACGACCAGGCCAGCGCGCTCACCACATTCATCAAGCCCAGCCCCTGCCGCGACCAGCCGTAAAACGGCTGCGCCAGACGCGGCTCATTGGGGTAGAACTTGTTGGGCACCCAGATCACACCGGAATCCACGATGCCGGTTGTGCGATCGACGACGCCTTCCTGCAGCGCCGCGGAGGCCGGCACGATCTTGAAGACCGATCCAAGCGGGTACTCGCCGCTGATGGCGCGGTTGAACAGCGGCAGATCGGGGTTGTTGATCAACGCGGCATAGTCGTCGCCGCCGATGCCGCCGGTGAACAGGTTGTCGTCATAGCTCGGCAGCGACACCATGGCGAGGATTTCGCCGGTATTCGGATTCATCGCGATCAGCGAACCGGCTTTGGCTTTGGACTTCTTCAGACCGGTCTTCAACGCTTCGACCGCCGCATTCTGCAGATAGCTGTCGATGGTCAGCACGAGATTCTTGCCGGGCGCCGCCTTCTGCTCGGCGAGCACGCGCACCTCGCGGCCGTTGGCGTCCACTTCGACGAGCCGCCGGCCTTTGCCGCCGCGCAGATCGTCCTCGAACATGGTCTCGACGCCGCTCAGGCCGATCTGGTCGTTGATCTCGTAGCCGCGATCCTGGAACTGCTTGTACAGGTCGGACGGGATGCCGCCCGTGTACCCGAGCACGTGCGCGATGTTTTCCTTGAAGGGGTACTGCCGCGACGGCTCGCGCACAATGTAAACGCCCGGCAGGTCGACGCGCATCTCCTCAATGACGTTCGCGATCTCCCGTTCGACATTCGGCTTGATCACGACGTAACCAAAAGGGTTGTACCTGTTCTCCTCAACGATCTCCTCGATGCCCTTGGGGATGCCGGGCCCGGTCGGCGGTTGCAGGGAGCCGTTGGCCGGCTTGGTTGCGGCCTTCGTGCTGACGGGAATCTTCAGCATCTGCGAGAGCGTCCCATAGAGCGCGGCCAACTGCATCTTGTCTTCCGGCAGATCGGCCGGCACGACGGCCACCGCATACGTCGGCGTGTTGCGCGCGAGGATCGCGCCGTTGCGATCGTAGATGACGCCACGCGGCGCGTTCTCCGACAGCAGCCGGTAACGGTTGTTCTCAGCCAAACGGCGGTACTGCTCGCCGTTACTGATCTGTATGGTGAAGAGTTGGAAGGCGATCGTCCCGAATGCGACAAGGATGATCAGCCGAAAAACAGCAAATTTCATTCGTTAGTGAAAAGGAGCGCGGTCCCCGCGCCTAAAATCGCATCGCCGCGCCTGCGCTGGTGCGGCGTTGTGGTGCATCACGGCTTGGTCACCGTCGCCAGATCGATCCATTCGGTGTCGCCGTCGACGCGCAGTTGCAGCCGGTATGCGCCCGCGGCCAGCGTGCCCGGGCACCAGAGCGCCCGGTTGTCGCGCACGCGCTCGCCGGCGGACCACGCCGTGGCCGCATACCGGTCGTTGGATGGCGCGCCTGTCTGCGCGCCGGCTTCGCGGCCCTGCGCATCGATCAGGCGAAGTGCCATGTGCGTATCCGGCAATGGCACGCGATCAGCTTGCCAGAATAGCGCAACGCGCAGAAAGTCATTGGCGGGCAGGCGCTCTTTGTCCAGCGAGTAGCCCAGCAGTCGCAGGCCGGTCGGGTACGCACGCTCCGCCGGATGCTGAATGTTCAGGGCGGCGAGCGACGCCGGGTTGCCTGCCGCGACGATATGCAGCGGTCCGATGCGCATCTGGTCGGGCGGTTCTCCGGCGGGCGGCTCCGCGCGCAAAAGCCGTGCTCCGTTGTGCGGATCGTAAAGGCCGACCGAGAGCCAGTAGTCGCCCGGCGGCGTCCCGGGCGGTATGTCGATCAAATGCCGGTCGACGTTGAACTCGCCTTCGCGCCACGTCGTTGTGGGCGCGCCACCCGGATGCAGGTTATCTTTCTGCGCGTACAGATTTGACCGCTCATCCACGACCTGCGCAAATGCCGAATATACAGTCGGGATTTCACGGCTGGCCTTCCAGTAGAGCGTCAGATCAACTGACCCACCGGATTCGACCCGGTCTGTGGCCAGAGAGTAGCCGAGCCATGTGATTCCGCCGTCTAGCTTGGCAGGATGAGGATACAGGTTTAGGATATTGTAGCGTATGTATATGTAAACCGTCAAAGGCCACGCGGAACGGCGTGTTGGCGCGGTCGACAATGCCAATCTTGAACACAAACAGCACAATGCCGAGGGCCGCGAAGAACTCGGGGCCTGGTAATTCGTCAAATCGACGAGTTGATCCAGATTCATTCGCCGTGGTCGTTGCCTTCGACGCACGCGATCTGCGCAAGACGGCCATAGTCGCGAGGAACAGAGCAGACAGCAGTGCAGTCACCATCGAGAGACCTGCGGCCGCATCGCGAACGGCCGTAGACGTGAAGCGCAGCGTGACGGTATGTGTGCCGGAAGGCACCGCAACCACGGTCAAGCCCTGACCTTCGCTCGCTGTGGTGACCACTGGCTGGTCGTCGATATACGCCTGCCAGCCGGGAAAGAAGAACTGCCGGAAGGTTGCCGTAAACGGCTGTGTCGCGCTGATTGTGAGCGCCGACGCCAGCGCCGAGACTTGCTGTGACAACACCTTGCTGCCGGCCGGCAGCGAGCGCGACTCGAAGCGCTGCGGGTTTTCGCCGTTTGCGATCGCTTCCTCAAATGCCGAGTTGCGCGGAACGAACTTGACCCAGACGGGCAGATACTCGCCGCTGGCGGTCGTGCCCAGCGCGCCGGTGCGGTGCTCATGTGCCAGCATATCGGCCAGACCGGGCTCGGGGTTCGTGGCCGGCTGTGGGCGCGGATACAGGAATGGCAGCGCCGACAGCACTAGTGCGACAATGACCGTCGCGGCCGTTGCGCCGCGCCAGCGCAGCGGCGCCTGCGCAAGCGCAAACGCGCCGAGCAGCGGTGCGCTAAGTGCGGCGATGGTCAGGAACCGGTGCGGGAACTGGAGCGACGGCAGCAACGCAATGCCCTCCCATACAGCGAGTGAAGATGGCAGCGTCATCCAGAGCGAGCCGGCGAGAAAGAGCGCGATGAAAAGAAACGCGCCCAAAGGCGTTGCGCGCTGGCGAGACATTACGCTATGCCGGAGCAGCAGGCCCATGCCCGCCACCGCCAGCAGGCACTGCACGGGGCCGAGCGTGTTGACCAGATCGGGATTGATGCGCCCGATCTCGGCCGGCGCGGGCCACGCGAACCAGTCGGCCACACTCAAGAAGTGCGTGCGAAAATCGAAGTCGGGCGGAATCACCAATCGCCATGTCTGCACATACGCCGTCTCGGAAATGGCGGGCAACCAGAAGAAGGCGGAGAGGCCAAGCCCGACAGCGAGTGCGCCTACGGCGCCCGCTGCCCGAAGCAGGCGAATGCGAACCGCTTCCGACGGGGCGAAGACCACGTACGACACCGCGGCCGTCCCGGCGACCGGCATCAACAGGAGCGCCGAGACGTTATGGGCCAGCATGAGTGCGGCGGCGCCGAGCGTTGCCGCGACCAGATGCCGCAGATGGCCCTCGCAATGCCAGCGGTGCAGCGCCCACAACAGAAACGGCGCGAGCGCAAAGGCCAGCACGGTGCCCCACGCGCTGCGGTAGAAGTTGTCGTAGATGTGTGTCGGCGCGTAGCCGTAGGCGAGGGCAGCGACGAGCGCGCCGTGCCGGCTGCCGCTCAGGTTGAGCGCGAGCGCGTACATCGCCCACGCGCCGGCCAGCGTGCACGCGATGAAGAACAGCGTTGCCGTGTCCGCATACGTCACGCCGAACGCGTGCACCAGCGCGCTCAGGTAATAGGCGAGCGGCGCGTAGAAATTGAAGATCGGGTATCCAAAGCCGAAGACGAAGTCGGGCGCCCAGCGCGGGTACCATTCGCCCTGCCGCAGCAGATGATCGAGCTCGACCAGCCGGTAGAGGTGCAGCAGCCCGTCGAACGATGCGGCCAGCGAGGTGTACGAGAACGGGTGCAGGCCGACGAGCAGCAGTGCGGCCACCGCCAGCGGATCACGCCACCGGCGCATCGGGGCGAGGGCGGGGCGATCGTTTACCACCGCAGTTGCTCGCGCCCGTAGGAGCGGCTCAACCAGCGAATGGGCCGGAACACCAGCGGGCTGGCGATCAGGTTGAGCACCAGGGACGGGGCCAGGATGGAGATGATGGCGCTATCGAGCGCCAGCGCGTTTCCGCTCAGGAGCAGATACGCGCAGTGGGCGGCAAAGACGACGACGGTCAGCGCTGCGATGATGAGCACCGGCAGGACGAAGTTCGTGCGGAATACGCGCGCCTCGCCGAGACCCGCGAGGTAGCCGGCCGCGGTCAACACCAGCGCGTTCAGTCCGAGCGGCACGCCGGAGACCACATCGAGCGCCAGCCCGCCGAAGAAGCCCCAGACCAGACCTTCGCGCGAGCCGCGCTGCAATGCCCATGCGACGATGGTCAGCAGCATGACGTCGGGGTGCAATGTGCTGGGGTCGACCCGCGTCAGGATGGAGGACTGCAAGATGGCCAGCAGTCCCAGCAGGGCGACCGCCGCGTAGAGGCTCATGATCCGATGCGTCCGAAAGCGCGCGTCATTCGGCCGGGAAGTTGATGATCACGAAGACCGATTCGATCGCCTGGAAATCGACCGACGGGCGAATGTCGGCCGTCTGAAACGCATCCACATCCTGGCCGCGAATCGACTGCACCTGGCCGATGACCAGGCCCTTCGGGAAATGGCCGCCGAGGCCGGACGTGAGGACGATGTAGCCGTTGGACAGCTTCTCGCCTTGCGGCACGAACTGCAAGACCAGCCCGCCGCCGACCGTGCCCTGCACGACGCCGCTCGCGCGCGATTCCTGCGCCCGCGCGTTGACCGAGCTGGCCAGATCGGTAATCAGCATGACTTTCGATGATTTGACGGCCACCTCGCGCACCTGGCCGATCAGTCCGCGCGCCGTCACCACCGGCATGCCTTTGCCGACGCCGTCGGCCGAGCCGCGGTCAATGACGATGAAGCGAATCAGCGGGTTGGGGTCGCGGCCGATCACATCGGCGGCCATCAACCGGTAGTTCTGGTTGGCCTGCTTGAAACCGAGCATCTCGCGCAGCGTTTCGTTTTCCTGCTCTTTTTCGCGGAGCTGGGTGTTGTCGACCAGCAACTGGTCGATCATGGCCTGGCGTTCCTCGAAGCGTTGCCGCCACTCGGCGGCGTCGCGGAAGCCGGCGAACGGGCCCTCGATGACGCGCCACGCGCCGCTGGTGACGCCTTGCAGCGGTGAGAAGAACGCGGCCAGCAGGTCTTCGGCCGGACGCAAGACGTTCAGTTGATGCAGGAATATCAGCAAGGCTGAAACCAGCAAGAGGATGAAGAGGAGCGGTTCCGAGCGTAGGCGAGACATCGTGAACCCGGGCGGCCGGCGACCGCCGCGCGCGGTCTAGCGCATGGCCGCGGGGCTGCGGCGCCCGGGCACGGCCAGCACCTTCGCGTACAGATCGAGGTCCTGCAGCACGGCGCCGCCGCCGCGCACCACGCAGGTCAGCGGATCGTCCGCGACAAAGACGTGGATCTTGGTTTCCTCGCTGAGCCGCTCGGCCAGGCCAAGCAGCATCGAGCCGCCGCCGGCCAGCGCGATGCCGGACTCCATCAGGTCGGATACGAGTTCCGGGGGGGTGTCGTCAATCGCCGAGCGCACCACCGAGACGATGGTCTGCACGGAGCCGGACAGCGCCTCGCGCACCTCGACGGTCGAAATCTCGACCGCTTCGGGCAGGCCGGTAATCAGGTTGCGGCCGCGCAGCGTCATCGTCCGCTCTTCTTCCAGCGGGTAGGCGGAGCCGATGGCCATCTTGATCGACTCGGCCATGCGCTCGCCGACGAGCAGGTTATATTTCTGGCGCGCGTAACTGACGATGTCCTCGTTCATCTCGTCGCCGGCCACGCGCAGGGACCGTGACACCACGATGCCGCCGAGCGACAATACGGCGACCTCGGTCGTGCCGCCGCCGATATCGACGATCATGCTGCCGATCGCATCGGTGACGGGCAACCCGGCGCCGATGGCGGCGGCCATCGGCTCTTCGATCAGAAACGCTTCGCGTGCGCCGGCGCTCATGGTCGCATCCTGCACGGCGCGGCGCTCCACTTCGGTGACGCCGCTGGGGATGCCGACCACCACGCGCGGGCGCGGCAGGCTCATCAGGCGGCTGGTGTGCACTTTCTTGATGAAGTGCTTCAGCATCTGCTCGGTGATGTCGAAATCGGAGATAACGCCGTCGCGCAGCGGCCGGATCGCCACGATATTGGCCGGCGTGCGGCCGACCATCTTCTTGGCGTCGGCCCCGATGGCGAGAACCCGCTTGGACTTCTTGTCGATGGCGACGACGGACGGCTCGTTGATGACGATGCCCTTGCCGCGCACAAGAACCAGGGTGTTTGCTGTGCCGAGGTCGATACTGATGTCTGCTGAGAACAGCCCCAGCAGTGCGTTGAATGGATTGAACACGAAGCGGATAACCTCCAGGGACAGCCGCGATTATACCATCCGAAGCAGAGACAGCAAAAGTGGGGCTGTGCGCCCCACTTTTGATAATGCATAAACATGAATGGGGCGATCCCGCAGCGATCGCCCCGTTCGATGCTATTTCTTCTCTTCGGCGCCTTCCTCTTCTTCACCCTCAGCCACCTTCTCCTTCTTGATGATCTCCACCTCGGCGGTGGTCTCCTCGGTGGCTTCAGTCAGCGTCTCTTCCTTCATCGCCACGATCAGGGTAACGGTCTCGCCGCCATCGGTGATGATGCGCACCGTCTCCGGCACCTTCAGATCCTTGACGTGAATGGCCAAG from Chloroflexota bacterium includes:
- the minC gene encoding septum site-determining protein MinC; amino-acid sequence: MTQSAMRSETSLVAIKGTKHGLTVTLLNGPVPDMLAELDDRLTRTAAFFKGAQVTLNVENPGIGAPQLGDIEALLSRHQITLRRLSASSPELAAAAAAHGLELVAPESPEPRNSSPALARVRAVRAGMAESDVVDADASYPAIVLRRTVRSGTAVRHEGHIIVVGDVNPGAELIASGDVIVWGKLRGLVHAGALGDTDAIVCALHLEPTQLRIANTIARMPDRKKRKPAPETAGIRDGKIEITEWS
- the mrdA gene encoding penicillin-binding protein 2; protein product: MKFAVFRLIILVAFGTIAFQLFTIQISNGEQYRRLAENNRYRLLSENAPRGVIYDRNGAILARNTPTYAVAVVPADLPEDKMQLAALYGTLSQMLKIPVSTKAATKPANGSLQPPTGPGIPKGIEEIVEENRYNPFGYVVIKPNVEREIANVIEEMRVDLPGVYIVREPSRQYPFKENIAHVLGYTGGIPSDLYKQFQDRGYEINDQIGLSGVETMFEDDLRGGKGRRLVEVDANGREVRVLAEQKAAPGKNLVLTIDSYLQNAAVEALKTGLKKSKAKAGSLIAMNPNTGEILAMVSLPSYDDNLFTGGIGGDDYAALINNPDLPLFNRAISGEYPLGSVFKIVPASAALQEGVVDRTTGIVDSGVIWVPNKFYPNEPRLAQPFYGWSRQGLGLMNVVSALAWSSDIFFYEVSGGFTPDNFDGLGEKRLASYALSFGFGDRTGLGIPGEARGLVPTDRWKRLTYAQGWVTGDTYNMGIGQGFLLGTPLQLLNATAAVVNGGTLYKPQIARAVLDTDSRILRQFDPTVIRRVSVSPDNLAIVREGLRAVVTSGTATSINFAAVPVAGKTGTAEFPGPRDRYGRLPTHAWFTAFAPFDNPQIVLVAFVENGGEGSQTAVPIAGDFLKAYFHLPPDTPLAPDVVLPSSAVLNQTKPAGAGGESPQAGAIVPRKPADAPRVFSTRILAQESWTLSTAGVFGWVRDRAGRPMAGVTLKIDGGGYAEVRVATDATGWFKYDLMRPNVARDWHVAIDGVESADVLTLQIQPGVKYTVLFQEQ
- the mreD gene encoding rod shape-determining protein MreD — protein: MSLYAAVALLGLLAILQSSILTRVDPSTLHPDVMLLTIVAWALQRGSREGLVWGFFGGLALDVVSGVPLGLNALVLTAAGYLAGLGEARVFRTNFVLPVLIIAALTVVVFAAHCAYLLLSGNALALDSAIISILAPSLVLNLIASPLVFRPIRWLSRSYGREQLRW
- the mreC gene encoding rod shape-determining protein MreC; protein product: MSRLRSEPLLFILLLVSALLIFLHQLNVLRPAEDLLAAFFSPLQGVTSGAWRVIEGPFAGFRDAAEWRQRFEERQAMIDQLLVDNTQLREKEQENETLREMLGFKQANQNYRLMAADVIGRDPNPLIRFIVIDRGSADGVGKGMPVVTARGLIGQVREVAVKSSKVMLITDLASSVNARAQESRASGVVQGTVGGGLVLQFVPQGEKLSNGYIVLTSGLGGHFPKGLVIGQVQSIRGQDVDAFQTADIRPSVDFQAIESVFVIINFPAE
- a CDS encoding rod shape-determining protein, which gives rise to MLGLFSADISIDLGTANTLVLVRGKGIVINEPSVVAIDKKSKRVLAIGADAKKMVGRTPANIVAIRPLRDGVISDFDITEQMLKHFIKKVHTSRLMSLPRPRVVVGIPSGVTEVERRAVQDATMSAGAREAFLIEEPMAAAIGAGLPVTDAIGSMIVDIGGGTTEVAVLSLGGIVVSRSLRVAGDEMNEDIVSYARQKYNLLVGERMAESIKMAIGSAYPLEEERTMTLRGRNLITGLPEAVEISTVEVREALSGSVQTIVSVVRSAIDDTPPELVSDLMESGIALAGGGSMLLGLAERLSEETKIHVFVADDPLTCVVRGGGAVLQDLDLYAKVLAVPGRRSPAAMR